A single window of Motacilla alba alba isolate MOTALB_02 chromosome 12, Motacilla_alba_V1.0_pri, whole genome shotgun sequence DNA harbors:
- the NOL8 gene encoding nucleolar protein 8 isoform X3, protein MGKEQVSKRLYVGGLGHTVSKAELEERFGKFGHVLEAEIITRKDDQGNPMKTFAYISVSISDADLKKCMSVLNKTKWKGGTLQIELAKESFLHRLATEREEAKLQKEKLQRNDQMCLLESLKKKGVVDFHMRAVPGTEVPDHKKWVVGKFGRVLPILHLRNQQKNKVVKYDPSKYCHNLRKLEPELAHAAPVSQLTWSLEGGDGSVSRKRRGEFPVTRKAPEKRRQLGREALNGAALSSGCPSHPKHTDSPQLGQRSKPKPREESELPPARRADGKISKNANGVTAKNNTCVSESDIDSEEEIRAMVKKEAERQKVENVETESEHLEIVGDNFELKYSSHWSLSNSDAMKKAIKGSNKEKETMECDNGYDSADTVEIIAESRTPEDSKQGRVKNKEIISKKRSGLINSSSLKPRSLKEEHIERKGKIKKSRIAALQSTAASSTTETCDSDSSCSESETSSDYESMMQNCYRLDLTLDDLKALAAENTGTPAEGSGREQSPCQSSAEDNPKDNTVNKPKLSKFHPAVKKKNICPEDVLADILAGEEDAVKESSKGQNNSHLKYQPFRGMGSLCVKELSKDSTGLKKKSVESLGVEACTSYFGEESSKNQSKNRPLCSLEVSSKKRHKVPLEQHEELSAAASSAGQRLQPGSRPHLQGKNKGVSSLQDQNSEHRAAAASADHGDESSDTDSDAAGAQEHVIQQLKSPKLLSKTLKRNTSKRNTECEGNKGGNENTSLLEDQELCLRAAASKEPSTLGKQLQDNQRRLAALEERQRERELQKKLIQGALSNLDRQPAGQHKHIIFDSDVEDKVEVDEMLKKDANLGNGHGEDKSAPKPSGRLFESSEDEQEDTDDERFKIKPQFEGKAGEKLLQLQSRFGTDERFRMDARFLESDSEEEAEANSLKADEDEELAAEKKKNLQILGSLLNINLEQPKPNKTATSVKKFKDINALRYDPTREDHAVFERKPSATEKESKAKRKKKEESETLPQVSEEIYYDIAADLKDLFGSSKKTPEKTEEMPWDKEDEQDSAPDDHLGPLSENNAAQELSAFKFSFFGDTEELGIKEEPYVLGTIKPAKVTWQEDPRFQDSSSEGDDEPDVTEVGKDQEMFLSLPRTESARVFFFSQDDERLGEGPKLFCRLVELKEEKEGWEDRRRSLLEECRKKHKDAKRKVRAKQ, encoded by the exons ATGGGGAAGGAACAGGTTTCCAAACGTCTCTATGTTGGAGGGCTTGGCCATACGGTTTCCAAGGCTGAGCTGGAAGAAAGATTTGGCAAGTTTGGGCATGTTTTGGAGGCAGAGATTATTACCAGGAAAGATGATCAGG GGAATCCTATGAAAACTTTTGCTTACATCAGTGTCAGCATTTCTGATGCAGATCTGAAAAAGT GCATgtcagttttaaataaaacaaaatggaaagggGGCACACTGCAAATTGAGTTGGCCAAAGAAAGCTTTTTGCACAG GCTGGCCACGGAGAGGGAGGaagcaaagctgcagaaagaaaaactgcaaagaaatgaCCAAATGTGTTTGTTggaatcactgaaaaaaaagggagttgTGGACTTCCACATGAGAGCAGTACCAGGTACAGAGGTGCCAGACCACAAG aaatgggTTGTTGGAAAATTTGGCAGAGTCTTGCCTATCCTGCACCTCAGgaatcaacaaaaaaataaa GTGGTGAAGTATGACCCCTCGAAGTACTGCCACAACCTGAGGAagctggagccagagctggcacaTGCAGCTCCTGTATCCCAGCTCACCTGGAGCCTGGAAGGGGGAGATGGCAGCGTGAGCAGGAAGCGGCGAGGGGAATTCCCTGTGACCAGGAAAGCACCGGAGAAGCGGAGGCAGCTGGGCAGAGAGGCCCTgaatggagcagctctgtcctctgGGTGCCCTTCACATCCCAAACACACAGACTCACCCCAGCTCGGCCAAAGATCAAAACCCAAACCTCGTGAGGAGTCGGAATTGCCTCCAGCAAGGAGAGCGGATGGGAAAATATCTAAAAATGCTAATGGAGTTACAGCCAAAAATAATACCTGTGTTTCTGAAAGTGACATTGATTCTGAAGAGGAGATCAGAGCAATGGTaaagaaagaggcagaaagacagaaagttGAGAATGTTGAGACTGAAAGTGAACACTTGGAAATTGTTGGagataattttgaattaaaatacaGTAGCCACTGGTCCTTAAGCAATTCAGATGCCATGAAGAAAGCTATCAAAGGAAGTAACAAAGAGAAAGAGACTATGGAATGTGATAATGGTTATGATTCAGCAGATACAGTTGAAATCATTGCTGAAAGTAGAACTCCAGAAGACTCTAAACAGGGGAgggtgaaaaataaagaaataatatctAAAAAAAGAAGTGGTTTGATAAATAGCTCCTCACTGAAACCTCGCAGTTTAAAAGAAGAACACattgaaagaaaagggaaaatcaaaAAATCCAGAATTGCTGCCTTGCAGAGTACAGCAGCCAGCAGTACAACAGAGACCTGTGATAGTGACAGCTCTTGTTCAGAGTCTGAAACCAGCTCTGATTATGAGTCTATGATGCAAAACTGTTACCGCTTAGACCTTACCTTGGATGACTTAAAAGCACTGGCTGCAGAAAACACTGGGACACCTGCAGAGGGGTCAGGCAGGGAACAGAGTCCTTGTCAGTCCAGTGCTGAAGATAATCCCAAGGATAATACTGTAAATAAACCAAAACTTTCTAAATTTCAccctgcagttaaaaaaaaaaacatctgtcCTGAAGATGTGCTGGCTGATATTTTAGCAGGGGAGGAGGATGCTGTTAAAGAAAGCTCTAAGGGACAGAATAATTCACATTTGAAATATCAGCCCTTCAGAGGAATGGGGTCCCTTTGTGTAAAAGAGTTAAGTAAGGACAGCACTGGCTTAAAGAAGAAGTCTGTAGAAAGTTTGGGAGTTGAAGCTTGTACTTCTTATTTTGGGGAGGAGTCATCTAAAAATCAGTCAAAGAACCGTCCCTTGTGTTCACTGGAAGTCAGCAGCAAAAAGAGACACAAAGTGCCTTTGGAACAGCATGAGGAactgtcagctgctgcctcctcagcagGTCAGAGACTTCAGCCTGGTTCCAGGCCTCATTTGCAAGGAAAGAATAAAGGTGTGAGTTCTCTACAAGACCAAAattcagagcacagagctgctgctgccagtgctgatCATGGTGATGagagcagtgacacagacagTGATGCTGCAGGGGCCCAGGAGCACGTTATACAGCAGCTGAAGAGCCCAAAACTCCTttccaaaacattaaaaaggaatacaagcaaaagaaatacagaatgtgAAGGTAATAAAGGTGGCAATGAGAACACAAGTCTTCTGGAAGATCAGGAGCTTTGTCTTCGAGCTGCTGCCTCAAAGGAGCCCAGTACACTAGGGAAACAGCTCCAGGACAACCAGAGGAGGCTGGCAGCGCTGGAAGAGAGACAAAGAGAGAGGGAGTTACAGAAGAAACTCATTCAAGGAGCTCTTTCAAATCTG GacaggcagccagcaggacagCACAAACACATCATATTTGATTCTGATGTGGAAGACAAAGTTGAAGTGGATGAGATGTTGAAAAAGGATGCAAATTTGGGAAATGGGCACGGAGAA GATAAGTCAGCTCCCAAACCTTCGGGCAGACTGTTTGAAAGCAGTGAGGATGAGCAAGAGGATACGGATGATGAGCGATTCAAAATTAAGCCCCAGTTTGAAGGCAAAGCTGGTGAAAAA ctcctgcagctACAATCTCGCTTTGGCACTGATGAAAGGTTCCGCATGGATGCTCGATTCCTTGAGAGTGACAGTGAGGAAGAAG cagagGCAAACAGTCTGAAGGCAGATGAAGACGAGGAGCTTGCTGcggagaaaaagaaaaatctgcaaataCTGGGAAGCCTCCTGAATATCAacctggagcagcccaagccAAATAAAACAGCCACAAGTGTGAAGAAATTCAA AGATATTAATGCCCTCCGTTATGATCCAACAAGAGAGGACCATGCAGTTTTTGAAAGGAAACCAAGTGCTACAGAAAAGGAGAG TAAAgccaaaaggaagaagaaagaagagagtgAGACACTGCCTCAAGTGTCCGAAGAAATCTATTATGATATTGCTGCTGATTTGAAAGACTTGTTTGGATCTTCaaagaaaacaccagaaaagACTGAGGAAATGCCCTGGGACAAAGAGGATGAGCAGGACTCTGCCCCAGATGACCATCTGGGACCTTTGTCTGAGAACAAtgcagctcaggagctgagTGCTTTCAAGTTTTCCTTCTTTGGAGACACAGAGGAGTTGGGCATCAAAGAAG AGCCTTACGTACTTGGAACAATAAAGCCGGCAAAAGTCACATGGCAAGAGGATCCACGTTTCCAAGACAGCAGTTCTGAGGGTGATGATGAGCCTGATGTGACAGAAGTTGGAAAGGACCAAGAAAT GTTTCTTTCTTTACCACGCACAGAAAGTGCGagagttttcttcttctcccaaGATGATGAACGCCTAGGAG
- the NOL8 gene encoding nucleolar protein 8 isoform X1 — MVQGFKKALSSGFLQQRGVCCRCCGTECVTHCNSKECSAQEQSACSGVTPWLGSMGKEQVSKRLYVGGLGHTVSKAELEERFGKFGHVLEAEIITRKDDQGNPMKTFAYISVSISDADLKKCMSVLNKTKWKGGTLQIELAKESFLHRLATEREEAKLQKEKLQRNDQMCLLESLKKKGVVDFHMRAVPGTEVPDHKKWVVGKFGRVLPILHLRNQQKNKVVKYDPSKYCHNLRKLEPELAHAAPVSQLTWSLEGGDGSVSRKRRGEFPVTRKAPEKRRQLGREALNGAALSSGCPSHPKHTDSPQLGQRSKPKPREESELPPARRADGKISKNANGVTAKNNTCVSESDIDSEEEIRAMVKKEAERQKVENVETESEHLEIVGDNFELKYSSHWSLSNSDAMKKAIKGSNKEKETMECDNGYDSADTVEIIAESRTPEDSKQGRVKNKEIISKKRSGLINSSSLKPRSLKEEHIERKGKIKKSRIAALQSTAASSTTETCDSDSSCSESETSSDYESMMQNCYRLDLTLDDLKALAAENTGTPAEGSGREQSPCQSSAEDNPKDNTVNKPKLSKFHPAVKKKNICPEDVLADILAGEEDAVKESSKGQNNSHLKYQPFRGMGSLCVKELSKDSTGLKKKSVESLGVEACTSYFGEESSKNQSKNRPLCSLEVSSKKRHKVPLEQHEELSAAASSAGQRLQPGSRPHLQGKNKGVSSLQDQNSEHRAAAASADHGDESSDTDSDAAGAQEHVIQQLKSPKLLSKTLKRNTSKRNTECEGNKGGNENTSLLEDQELCLRAAASKEPSTLGKQLQDNQRRLAALEERQRERELQKKLIQGALSNLDRQPAGQHKHIIFDSDVEDKVEVDEMLKKDANLGNGHGEDKSAPKPSGRLFESSEDEQEDTDDERFKIKPQFEGKAGEKLLQLQSRFGTDERFRMDARFLESDSEEEAEANSLKADEDEELAAEKKKNLQILGSLLNINLEQPKPNKTATSVKKFKDINALRYDPTREDHAVFERKPSATEKESKAKRKKKEESETLPQVSEEIYYDIAADLKDLFGSSKKTPEKTEEMPWDKEDEQDSAPDDHLGPLSENNAAQELSAFKFSFFGDTEELGIKEEPYVLGTIKPAKVTWQEDPRFQDSSSEGDDEPDVTEVGKDQEMFLSLPRTESARVFFFSQDDERLGEGPKLFCRLVELKEEKEGWEDRRRSLLEECRKKHKDAKRKVRAKQ; from the exons ATGGTTCAGGGTTTTAAAAAAGCCCTGAGCTCCGGTTTCCTGCAGCAGCGCGGGGTTTGCTGTCGCTGCTGTGGAACAGAGTGTGTTACCCACTGCAACTCAAAGGAGTGCTCTGCTC AGGAACAGAGTGCATGTTCTGGTGTGACACCTTGGCTTGGCAGCATGGGGAAGGAACAGGTTTCCAAACGTCTCTATGTTGGAGGGCTTGGCCATACGGTTTCCAAGGCTGAGCTGGAAGAAAGATTTGGCAAGTTTGGGCATGTTTTGGAGGCAGAGATTATTACCAGGAAAGATGATCAGG GGAATCCTATGAAAACTTTTGCTTACATCAGTGTCAGCATTTCTGATGCAGATCTGAAAAAGT GCATgtcagttttaaataaaacaaaatggaaagggGGCACACTGCAAATTGAGTTGGCCAAAGAAAGCTTTTTGCACAG GCTGGCCACGGAGAGGGAGGaagcaaagctgcagaaagaaaaactgcaaagaaatgaCCAAATGTGTTTGTTggaatcactgaaaaaaaagggagttgTGGACTTCCACATGAGAGCAGTACCAGGTACAGAGGTGCCAGACCACAAG aaatgggTTGTTGGAAAATTTGGCAGAGTCTTGCCTATCCTGCACCTCAGgaatcaacaaaaaaataaa GTGGTGAAGTATGACCCCTCGAAGTACTGCCACAACCTGAGGAagctggagccagagctggcacaTGCAGCTCCTGTATCCCAGCTCACCTGGAGCCTGGAAGGGGGAGATGGCAGCGTGAGCAGGAAGCGGCGAGGGGAATTCCCTGTGACCAGGAAAGCACCGGAGAAGCGGAGGCAGCTGGGCAGAGAGGCCCTgaatggagcagctctgtcctctgGGTGCCCTTCACATCCCAAACACACAGACTCACCCCAGCTCGGCCAAAGATCAAAACCCAAACCTCGTGAGGAGTCGGAATTGCCTCCAGCAAGGAGAGCGGATGGGAAAATATCTAAAAATGCTAATGGAGTTACAGCCAAAAATAATACCTGTGTTTCTGAAAGTGACATTGATTCTGAAGAGGAGATCAGAGCAATGGTaaagaaagaggcagaaagacagaaagttGAGAATGTTGAGACTGAAAGTGAACACTTGGAAATTGTTGGagataattttgaattaaaatacaGTAGCCACTGGTCCTTAAGCAATTCAGATGCCATGAAGAAAGCTATCAAAGGAAGTAACAAAGAGAAAGAGACTATGGAATGTGATAATGGTTATGATTCAGCAGATACAGTTGAAATCATTGCTGAAAGTAGAACTCCAGAAGACTCTAAACAGGGGAgggtgaaaaataaagaaataatatctAAAAAAAGAAGTGGTTTGATAAATAGCTCCTCACTGAAACCTCGCAGTTTAAAAGAAGAACACattgaaagaaaagggaaaatcaaaAAATCCAGAATTGCTGCCTTGCAGAGTACAGCAGCCAGCAGTACAACAGAGACCTGTGATAGTGACAGCTCTTGTTCAGAGTCTGAAACCAGCTCTGATTATGAGTCTATGATGCAAAACTGTTACCGCTTAGACCTTACCTTGGATGACTTAAAAGCACTGGCTGCAGAAAACACTGGGACACCTGCAGAGGGGTCAGGCAGGGAACAGAGTCCTTGTCAGTCCAGTGCTGAAGATAATCCCAAGGATAATACTGTAAATAAACCAAAACTTTCTAAATTTCAccctgcagttaaaaaaaaaaacatctgtcCTGAAGATGTGCTGGCTGATATTTTAGCAGGGGAGGAGGATGCTGTTAAAGAAAGCTCTAAGGGACAGAATAATTCACATTTGAAATATCAGCCCTTCAGAGGAATGGGGTCCCTTTGTGTAAAAGAGTTAAGTAAGGACAGCACTGGCTTAAAGAAGAAGTCTGTAGAAAGTTTGGGAGTTGAAGCTTGTACTTCTTATTTTGGGGAGGAGTCATCTAAAAATCAGTCAAAGAACCGTCCCTTGTGTTCACTGGAAGTCAGCAGCAAAAAGAGACACAAAGTGCCTTTGGAACAGCATGAGGAactgtcagctgctgcctcctcagcagGTCAGAGACTTCAGCCTGGTTCCAGGCCTCATTTGCAAGGAAAGAATAAAGGTGTGAGTTCTCTACAAGACCAAAattcagagcacagagctgctgctgccagtgctgatCATGGTGATGagagcagtgacacagacagTGATGCTGCAGGGGCCCAGGAGCACGTTATACAGCAGCTGAAGAGCCCAAAACTCCTttccaaaacattaaaaaggaatacaagcaaaagaaatacagaatgtgAAGGTAATAAAGGTGGCAATGAGAACACAAGTCTTCTGGAAGATCAGGAGCTTTGTCTTCGAGCTGCTGCCTCAAAGGAGCCCAGTACACTAGGGAAACAGCTCCAGGACAACCAGAGGAGGCTGGCAGCGCTGGAAGAGAGACAAAGAGAGAGGGAGTTACAGAAGAAACTCATTCAAGGAGCTCTTTCAAATCTG GacaggcagccagcaggacagCACAAACACATCATATTTGATTCTGATGTGGAAGACAAAGTTGAAGTGGATGAGATGTTGAAAAAGGATGCAAATTTGGGAAATGGGCACGGAGAA GATAAGTCAGCTCCCAAACCTTCGGGCAGACTGTTTGAAAGCAGTGAGGATGAGCAAGAGGATACGGATGATGAGCGATTCAAAATTAAGCCCCAGTTTGAAGGCAAAGCTGGTGAAAAA ctcctgcagctACAATCTCGCTTTGGCACTGATGAAAGGTTCCGCATGGATGCTCGATTCCTTGAGAGTGACAGTGAGGAAGAAG cagagGCAAACAGTCTGAAGGCAGATGAAGACGAGGAGCTTGCTGcggagaaaaagaaaaatctgcaaataCTGGGAAGCCTCCTGAATATCAacctggagcagcccaagccAAATAAAACAGCCACAAGTGTGAAGAAATTCAA AGATATTAATGCCCTCCGTTATGATCCAACAAGAGAGGACCATGCAGTTTTTGAAAGGAAACCAAGTGCTACAGAAAAGGAGAG TAAAgccaaaaggaagaagaaagaagagagtgAGACACTGCCTCAAGTGTCCGAAGAAATCTATTATGATATTGCTGCTGATTTGAAAGACTTGTTTGGATCTTCaaagaaaacaccagaaaagACTGAGGAAATGCCCTGGGACAAAGAGGATGAGCAGGACTCTGCCCCAGATGACCATCTGGGACCTTTGTCTGAGAACAAtgcagctcaggagctgagTGCTTTCAAGTTTTCCTTCTTTGGAGACACAGAGGAGTTGGGCATCAAAGAAG AGCCTTACGTACTTGGAACAATAAAGCCGGCAAAAGTCACATGGCAAGAGGATCCACGTTTCCAAGACAGCAGTTCTGAGGGTGATGATGAGCCTGATGTGACAGAAGTTGGAAAGGACCAAGAAAT GTTTCTTTCTTTACCACGCACAGAAAGTGCGagagttttcttcttctcccaaGATGATGAACGCCTAGGAG
- the NOL8 gene encoding nucleolar protein 8 isoform X2 — protein sequence MVQGFKKALSSGFLQQRGVCCRCCGTECVTHCNSKECSAQEQSACSGVTPWLGSMGKEQVSKRLYVGGLGHTVSKAELEERFGKFGHVLEAEIITRKDDQGNPMKTFAYISVSISDADLKKCMSVLNKTKWKGGTLQIELAKESFLHRLATEREEAKLQKEKLQRNDQMCLLESLKKKGVVDFHMRAVPGTEVPDHKKWVVGKFGRVLPILHLRNQQKNKVVKYDPSKYCHNLRKLEPELAHAAPVSQLTWSLEGGDGSVSRKRRGEFPVTRKAPEKRRQLGREALNGAALSSGCPSHPKHTDSPQLGQRSKPKPREESELPPARRADGKISKNANGVTAKNNTCVSESDIDSEEEIRAMVKKEAERQKVENVETESEHLEIVGDNFELKYSSHWSLSNSDAMKKAIKGSNKEKETMECDNGYDSADTVEIIAESRTPEDSKQGRVKNKEIISKKRSGLINSSSLKPRSLKEEHIERKGKIKKSRIAALQSTAASSTTETCDSDSSCSESETSSDYESMMQNCYRLDLTLDDLKALAAENTGTPAEGSGREQSPCQSSAEDNPKDNTVNKPKLSKFHPAVKKKNICPEDVLADILAGEEDAVKESSKGQNNSHLKYQPFRGMGSLCVKELSKDSTGLKKKSVESLGVEACTSYFGEESSKNQSKNRPLCSLEVSSKKRHKVPLEQHEELSAAASSAGQRLQPGSRPHLQGKNKGVSSLQDQNSEHRAAAASADHGDESSDTDSDAAGAQEHVIQQLKSPKLLSKTLKRNTSKRNTECEGNKGGNENTSLLEDQELCLRAAASKEPSTLGKQLQDNQRRLAALEERQRERELQKKLIQGALSNLDRQPAGQHKHIIFDSDVEDKVEVDEMLKKDANLGNGHGEDKSAPKPSGRLFESSEDEQEDTDDERFKIKPQFEGKAGEKLLQLQSRFGTDERFRMDARFLESDSEEEEANSLKADEDEELAAEKKKNLQILGSLLNINLEQPKPNKTATSVKKFKDINALRYDPTREDHAVFERKPSATEKESKAKRKKKEESETLPQVSEEIYYDIAADLKDLFGSSKKTPEKTEEMPWDKEDEQDSAPDDHLGPLSENNAAQELSAFKFSFFGDTEELGIKEEPYVLGTIKPAKVTWQEDPRFQDSSSEGDDEPDVTEVGKDQEMFLSLPRTESARVFFFSQDDERLGEGPKLFCRLVELKEEKEGWEDRRRSLLEECRKKHKDAKRKVRAKQ from the exons ATGGTTCAGGGTTTTAAAAAAGCCCTGAGCTCCGGTTTCCTGCAGCAGCGCGGGGTTTGCTGTCGCTGCTGTGGAACAGAGTGTGTTACCCACTGCAACTCAAAGGAGTGCTCTGCTC AGGAACAGAGTGCATGTTCTGGTGTGACACCTTGGCTTGGCAGCATGGGGAAGGAACAGGTTTCCAAACGTCTCTATGTTGGAGGGCTTGGCCATACGGTTTCCAAGGCTGAGCTGGAAGAAAGATTTGGCAAGTTTGGGCATGTTTTGGAGGCAGAGATTATTACCAGGAAAGATGATCAGG GGAATCCTATGAAAACTTTTGCTTACATCAGTGTCAGCATTTCTGATGCAGATCTGAAAAAGT GCATgtcagttttaaataaaacaaaatggaaagggGGCACACTGCAAATTGAGTTGGCCAAAGAAAGCTTTTTGCACAG GCTGGCCACGGAGAGGGAGGaagcaaagctgcagaaagaaaaactgcaaagaaatgaCCAAATGTGTTTGTTggaatcactgaaaaaaaagggagttgTGGACTTCCACATGAGAGCAGTACCAGGTACAGAGGTGCCAGACCACAAG aaatgggTTGTTGGAAAATTTGGCAGAGTCTTGCCTATCCTGCACCTCAGgaatcaacaaaaaaataaa GTGGTGAAGTATGACCCCTCGAAGTACTGCCACAACCTGAGGAagctggagccagagctggcacaTGCAGCTCCTGTATCCCAGCTCACCTGGAGCCTGGAAGGGGGAGATGGCAGCGTGAGCAGGAAGCGGCGAGGGGAATTCCCTGTGACCAGGAAAGCACCGGAGAAGCGGAGGCAGCTGGGCAGAGAGGCCCTgaatggagcagctctgtcctctgGGTGCCCTTCACATCCCAAACACACAGACTCACCCCAGCTCGGCCAAAGATCAAAACCCAAACCTCGTGAGGAGTCGGAATTGCCTCCAGCAAGGAGAGCGGATGGGAAAATATCTAAAAATGCTAATGGAGTTACAGCCAAAAATAATACCTGTGTTTCTGAAAGTGACATTGATTCTGAAGAGGAGATCAGAGCAATGGTaaagaaagaggcagaaagacagaaagttGAGAATGTTGAGACTGAAAGTGAACACTTGGAAATTGTTGGagataattttgaattaaaatacaGTAGCCACTGGTCCTTAAGCAATTCAGATGCCATGAAGAAAGCTATCAAAGGAAGTAACAAAGAGAAAGAGACTATGGAATGTGATAATGGTTATGATTCAGCAGATACAGTTGAAATCATTGCTGAAAGTAGAACTCCAGAAGACTCTAAACAGGGGAgggtgaaaaataaagaaataatatctAAAAAAAGAAGTGGTTTGATAAATAGCTCCTCACTGAAACCTCGCAGTTTAAAAGAAGAACACattgaaagaaaagggaaaatcaaaAAATCCAGAATTGCTGCCTTGCAGAGTACAGCAGCCAGCAGTACAACAGAGACCTGTGATAGTGACAGCTCTTGTTCAGAGTCTGAAACCAGCTCTGATTATGAGTCTATGATGCAAAACTGTTACCGCTTAGACCTTACCTTGGATGACTTAAAAGCACTGGCTGCAGAAAACACTGGGACACCTGCAGAGGGGTCAGGCAGGGAACAGAGTCCTTGTCAGTCCAGTGCTGAAGATAATCCCAAGGATAATACTGTAAATAAACCAAAACTTTCTAAATTTCAccctgcagttaaaaaaaaaaacatctgtcCTGAAGATGTGCTGGCTGATATTTTAGCAGGGGAGGAGGATGCTGTTAAAGAAAGCTCTAAGGGACAGAATAATTCACATTTGAAATATCAGCCCTTCAGAGGAATGGGGTCCCTTTGTGTAAAAGAGTTAAGTAAGGACAGCACTGGCTTAAAGAAGAAGTCTGTAGAAAGTTTGGGAGTTGAAGCTTGTACTTCTTATTTTGGGGAGGAGTCATCTAAAAATCAGTCAAAGAACCGTCCCTTGTGTTCACTGGAAGTCAGCAGCAAAAAGAGACACAAAGTGCCTTTGGAACAGCATGAGGAactgtcagctgctgcctcctcagcagGTCAGAGACTTCAGCCTGGTTCCAGGCCTCATTTGCAAGGAAAGAATAAAGGTGTGAGTTCTCTACAAGACCAAAattcagagcacagagctgctgctgccagtgctgatCATGGTGATGagagcagtgacacagacagTGATGCTGCAGGGGCCCAGGAGCACGTTATACAGCAGCTGAAGAGCCCAAAACTCCTttccaaaacattaaaaaggaatacaagcaaaagaaatacagaatgtgAAGGTAATAAAGGTGGCAATGAGAACACAAGTCTTCTGGAAGATCAGGAGCTTTGTCTTCGAGCTGCTGCCTCAAAGGAGCCCAGTACACTAGGGAAACAGCTCCAGGACAACCAGAGGAGGCTGGCAGCGCTGGAAGAGAGACAAAGAGAGAGGGAGTTACAGAAGAAACTCATTCAAGGAGCTCTTTCAAATCTG GacaggcagccagcaggacagCACAAACACATCATATTTGATTCTGATGTGGAAGACAAAGTTGAAGTGGATGAGATGTTGAAAAAGGATGCAAATTTGGGAAATGGGCACGGAGAA GATAAGTCAGCTCCCAAACCTTCGGGCAGACTGTTTGAAAGCAGTGAGGATGAGCAAGAGGATACGGATGATGAGCGATTCAAAATTAAGCCCCAGTTTGAAGGCAAAGCTGGTGAAAAA ctcctgcagctACAATCTCGCTTTGGCACTGATGAAAGGTTCCGCATGGATGCTCGATTCCTTGAGAGTGACAGTGAGGAAGAAG agGCAAACAGTCTGAAGGCAGATGAAGACGAGGAGCTTGCTGcggagaaaaagaaaaatctgcaaataCTGGGAAGCCTCCTGAATATCAacctggagcagcccaagccAAATAAAACAGCCACAAGTGTGAAGAAATTCAA AGATATTAATGCCCTCCGTTATGATCCAACAAGAGAGGACCATGCAGTTTTTGAAAGGAAACCAAGTGCTACAGAAAAGGAGAG TAAAgccaaaaggaagaagaaagaagagagtgAGACACTGCCTCAAGTGTCCGAAGAAATCTATTATGATATTGCTGCTGATTTGAAAGACTTGTTTGGATCTTCaaagaaaacaccagaaaagACTGAGGAAATGCCCTGGGACAAAGAGGATGAGCAGGACTCTGCCCCAGATGACCATCTGGGACCTTTGTCTGAGAACAAtgcagctcaggagctgagTGCTTTCAAGTTTTCCTTCTTTGGAGACACAGAGGAGTTGGGCATCAAAGAAG AGCCTTACGTACTTGGAACAATAAAGCCGGCAAAAGTCACATGGCAAGAGGATCCACGTTTCCAAGACAGCAGTTCTGAGGGTGATGATGAGCCTGATGTGACAGAAGTTGGAAAGGACCAAGAAAT GTTTCTTTCTTTACCACGCACAGAAAGTGCGagagttttcttcttctcccaaGATGATGAACGCCTAGGAG